In a single window of the Lepidochelys kempii isolate rLepKem1 chromosome 21, rLepKem1.hap2, whole genome shotgun sequence genome:
- the MFSD4A gene encoding major facilitator superfamily domain-containing protein 4A, producing MVWDERVAALFRRNLQPTLTYWSVFFSFGLCIAFLGPTLLDLRCQTQSSLSQITWVFFSQQFCLLLGSCLGGVFKRTLSQSLVALFASSLAISVVFAIIPLCHNVVVLAVVMAVAGLAMGCIDTISNMQLVKIYQKDSAIFLQALHFFVGFGALLSPLIADPFLSDTNCILSNSTLNATSNLPHIRKSLVPHHPGNLSQYELPMKGMVVTRVSYAFWIMALINLPVPIAVFFLLYKERLVPCFNNGRRPLLSADELAMETQPAEKENHSVALQRAPPDRAHDDLFSCCQSKNFRGAPYSYFAVHVAGALVLFMSDGIIGEYSGFVYSYAVEEPLSVVHKVAGYLPSLFWGFITLGRLVSIPVSYRMKPATMVTINVVGVLATFLLLLIFSYSVVFLFVGTACLGLFLSSTFPSMLAYTEDILQYKGCATTVLVTGAAIGEMVLQLLVGSIIHDQGSYSFLVCGMIFGGLAFMFYTFLLFFHRMYPKPSSAVDASSPDKPAMMGDPRLYQR from the exons ATGGTGTGGGATGAGCGGGTGGCTGCCCTGTTCCGGAGGAACCTGCAGCCCACCCTCACCTACTGGAGCGTCTTCTTCAGCTTCGGGCTCTGCATCGCCTTCCTGGGGCCCACCCTGCTGGACCTGCGCTGCCAGACCCAGAGCTCGCTCTCCCAGATCACCTGGGTCTTCTTCTCGCAGCAGTTCTGCCTCCTGCTCGGCAGCTGCCTCGGGGGAGTCTTCAAGAGAAC GTTGTCTCAGTCCCTGGTCGCCCTCTTTGCGTCGTCCCTCGCCATCTCTGTGGTTTTTGCCATCATCCCTCTCTGCCACAATGTGGTGGTGCTGGCTGTGGTCATGGCCGTGGCGGGACTGGCTATGGGATGCATCGACACCATCTCCAACATGCAGCTAGTGAAGATCTACCAGAAGGACTCGGCCATCTTCCTGCAG GCCCTTCACTTCTTTGTGGGGTTCGGGGCCCTGCTGAGCCCACTGATAGCTGACCCTTTCCTCTCGGACACCAACTGCATCCTGTCTAACTCCACGCTCAATGCCACCAGCAACCTCCCTCACATCCGCAAGTCGTTGGTCCCCCACCATCCCGGCAACCTGTCGCAGTACGAGCTGCCAATGAAAGGGATGGTGGTGACGCGCGTGTCCTATGCTTTCTGGATCATGGCCCTGATCAAC CTGCCAGTCCCCATCGCGGTGTTCTTCTTGCTCTACAAGGAAAGGCTGGTGCCTTGTTTCAATAACGGGCGCCGCCCGCTGCTGTCTGCAGACGAACTGGCAATGGAAACGCAGCCAGCCGAGAAGGAGAATCATTCCGTCGCTTTGCAGAGAGCCCCGCCAGACAGAG cgCATGACGACCTATTTAGCTGCTGCCAAAGCAAAAACTTCAGAGGAGCTCCTTACTCCTACTTCGCAGTCCACGTCGCTGGGGCTCTTGTCCTCTTCATGAGTGACGGGATCATA GGCGAGTACTCTGGGTTCGTATACAGCTATGCAGTGGAGGAACCTCTCTCTGTGGTTCACAAGGTGGCTGGCTACCTGCCGAGCTTATTCTGGGGGTTCATCACACTAGGCAGGCTCGTCTCCATCCCTGTGTCCTACCGAATGAAACCTGCAACCATGGTGACCATAAATGTG GTTGGAGTGCTTGCAACTTTCCTCCTGCTCCTGATTTTCTCCTACAGCGTTGTCTTCCTGTTTGTGGGCACAGCGTGCCTGGGTCTCTTCCTCAGCAGCACCTTCCCTAGCATGCTGGCCTACACGGAAGACATCCTCCAATACAAAG GCTGTGCCACGACAGTATTAGTCACTGGAGCTGCAATTGGAGAGATGGTGCTACAGTTACTCGTGGGGTCG ATTATCCATGATCAGGGCAGCTACAGTTTCCTGGTTTGTGGGATGATCTTTGGAGGTTTGGCCTTTATGTTCTacactttccttttgtttttccacagGATGT